Proteins from one Ipomoea triloba cultivar NCNSP0323 chromosome 1, ASM357664v1 genomic window:
- the LOC116015499 gene encoding uncharacterized protein LOC116015499: MAGGNPQNPPSSSTATSRRKSRRKSSAKNRRFSNSRPSQFGSRSGENKPRPSTKHTATPTTPPTHMLRPVNSSPRPDEATHSAMPSLRFLDQPQPPPPANANGVHLLERRTLVLADGSARTYFALPPDYHDFSPLPPREFRGPGLGFDRNFPVSPDLRPEFRDDPFLHTRNHDYQGSLGLEEQGGGPVTGPGHENSMKRKFWDDETEANDYIDRKRQQLLQLGNLGDNSQGMNELHTGRGSEEMKVAEVNTQHLKHHEVDQKALKKAFLRFAKSVYEVAKQKNRYLANGKQGHLQCEVCGRESKRFRDMHSLIMHAYHSDNADSTVDHLGFHKALCVLMGWNYLTAPDSSKSYQLLSAGEAAANLDDLIIWPPLVIIHNTITGKHVDGRVEGYGNKFMDDYLRDIGCKGGKSKASFNKGGYLGITLVKFSGDQSGLKEAMRLAEYFQRGNHGRGNWALVQRVTLYKDEENNPDLVKVDPQTGEKKRIFYGYLANISDLDKIEADTKKRVSVESKTELLLSQ, from the exons ATGGCCGGAGGTAACCCTCAAAACCCTCCTTCTTCCTCCACCGCCACTTCCCGCCGCAAGTCCCGTCGCAAATCCTCCGCAAAGAATCGCCGGTTTTCCAATTCCAGACCCTCACAATTCGGGTCACGTTCTGGAGAAAATAAACCCAGGCCCTCTACAAAACACACTGCAACCCCAACCACCCCTCCAACCCATATGCTTAGACCCGTTAACTCGTCCCCTAGACCCGACGAGGCCACGCATTCTGCGATGCCCTCGCTCCGTTTCCTTGACCAGCCTCAGCCTCCGCCTCCTGCGAATGCGAATGGCGTCCACTTACTCGAACGCAGGACGCTTGTGCTCGCGGATGGTTCTGCGAGGACTTACTTCGCATTGCCCCCGGATTATCATGATTTTTCACCGTTGCCACCGAGGGAATTTCGTGGTCCGGGGTTAGGGTTTGATAGAAATTTCCCGGTGAGTCCAGATTTACGGCCGGAGTTCCGGGATGATCCGTTTTTACATACCAGGAATCATGATTATCAGGGCTCATTAGGCCTAGAAGAGCAGGGGGGTGGACCCGTTACGGGGCCTGGGCATGAAAATTCAATGAAAAGGAAGTTTTGGGATGACGAAACAGAAGCAAATGATTATATTGATAGGAAAAGGCAGCAGCTTCTGCAGCTGGGAAATTTAGGTGACAATTCACAAGGAATGAATGAGTTGCATACAGGTAGAGGGTCAGAGGAAATGAAAGTTGCTGAGGTGAATACACAACACCTTAAGCACCATGAGGTTGATCAAAAAGCCTTAAAGAAGGCATTTTTGCGTTTTGCCAAGTCAGTGTATGAAGTTGCAAAACAGAAAAATCGCTATCTGGCCAATGGAAAGCAGGGCCATCTTCAATGTGAAGTTTGTGGCAG GGAATCAAAAAGATTTCGTGATATGCACAGCCTTATTATGCATGCATACCATTCAGACAATGCTGACTCTACAGTTGATCACTTGGGATTTCACAAAGCTTTGTGTGTTCTGATGGGCTGGAACTATTTGACTGCTCCTGATAGTTCAAAGTCATACCAGTTGTTATCTGCTGGTGAAGCAGCTGCAAACCTAGATGACTTGATTATATGGCCACCACTGGTGATAATTCATAACACTATAACAGGAAAACATGTAGATGGCCGTGTGGAGGGTTATGGGAACAAGTTTATGGATGATTACCTTAGAG ATATCGGGTGTAAAGGTGGGAAATCAAAAGCATCATTCAACAAAGGCGGCTATCTAGGCATTACCTTGGTAAAGTTTTCCGGTGACCAATCTGGTTTGAAGGAGGCTATGAGATTGGCAGAGTATTTCCAAAGAGGCAACCACGGGAGGGGAAATTGGGCCCTTGTGCAGCGCGTAACTTTATACAAGGACGAAGAGAACAATCCCGACCTAGTAAAGGTTGACCCTCAAACAGGGGAGAAAAAGAGGATCTTCTATGGGTATTTGGCTAACATTTCCGATTTGGATAAGATCGAGGCCGATACCAAGAAGAGAGTTTCTGTTGAGAGCAAAACTGAACTATTGTTGTCACAGTAG